A window of the Arthrobacter sp. Marseille-P9274 genome harbors these coding sequences:
- a CDS encoding dihydrolipoamide acetyltransferase family protein, whose translation MSEIFMPRLSDTMEEGVIARWTKKPGDAVKAGEVIAEIDTDKATMELEVFEDGVIEQLLVEEGATVPIGQVVALIGTGARGTGGGTGGSTTTAAPAVAGSVTEGAAQEKVGAEPEPGQGPVEPAGAGQAAGGRAAGAEGQAAREPGARVPMSPLARKIAHEHGIDPDTLAGSGPGGRVVRQDVEAAIAAQAAGGAAAAQPAAAQAVAGTPSARPAGAAEAGQAAGPEAGAAAGPAGATRPPAVVAGPAAAAVPGVETGQAAEATEIPLTQMRKATARRLTESAAVPHFDLIIPVTVDPLLAFRADINTRLADDGVKVSVTDLLVRAVAVTLRRHPKVNSSWAGDKILQHHHVHVGMAVAIEAGLIVPVIRDADVKGLAVLARESKELAEKARTGKLRPEEFSGGTFTLSNLGMFGIEQFTAVINPPEAAILAVGASVAAPYVEEGALRERTVMRLTMTSDHRVLDGAVSAGFLRDLKQTLEEPLRILL comes from the coding sequence ATGTCGGAAATTTTCATGCCGCGGCTCTCGGACACCATGGAAGAAGGTGTCATCGCGCGCTGGACCAAGAAGCCGGGGGACGCGGTGAAGGCCGGCGAGGTCATCGCCGAGATCGACACGGATAAGGCCACCATGGAGCTCGAGGTGTTCGAGGACGGCGTGATCGAGCAGCTGCTGGTCGAGGAGGGCGCCACGGTGCCCATCGGTCAGGTCGTCGCGCTGATCGGCACGGGTGCCCGTGGCACCGGCGGCGGGACCGGCGGTTCAACAACGACGGCGGCGCCCGCCGTGGCGGGGTCCGTCACCGAGGGCGCGGCGCAGGAAAAGGTCGGGGCGGAACCCGAGCCGGGCCAGGGACCGGTAGAGCCGGCCGGCGCGGGGCAGGCTGCCGGCGGACGGGCTGCCGGCGCCGAAGGACAGGCCGCCCGGGAGCCCGGGGCCCGCGTGCCGATGTCCCCGCTGGCCCGCAAGATCGCCCACGAGCACGGCATAGATCCGGACACGCTGGCCGGCTCGGGACCCGGCGGACGCGTGGTGCGGCAGGACGTGGAAGCCGCCATCGCCGCCCAGGCTGCCGGGGGCGCAGCCGCAGCGCAGCCGGCCGCAGCGCAGGCGGTCGCAGGCACACCCTCGGCCCGGCCTGCCGGGGCTGCAGAAGCCGGGCAGGCCGCCGGTCCCGAAGCCGGGGCAGCCGCCGGTCCGGCGGGCGCAACCCGGCCGCCCGCCGTCGTCGCCGGTCCCGCCGCCGCCGCGGTGCCGGGGGTGGAAACCGGGCAGGCCGCTGAAGCCACCGAGATACCGCTGACCCAGATGCGCAAGGCGACCGCGCGCCGGCTGACGGAGAGCGCCGCCGTCCCGCACTTTGACCTGATCATCCCCGTGACGGTGGACCCGCTGCTGGCCTTCCGGGCGGACATCAACACGCGGCTGGCCGACGACGGCGTCAAGGTCAGCGTGACGGACCTGCTGGTGCGGGCGGTGGCGGTCACGCTGCGGCGGCACCCCAAGGTCAATTCGTCCTGGGCCGGGGACAAGATCCTGCAGCACCACCATGTGCACGTCGGCATGGCCGTGGCCATCGAGGCCGGGCTGATCGTGCCGGTCATCCGGGACGCGGACGTCAAGGGCCTGGCCGTGCTGGCGCGCGAGAGCAAGGAACTGGCGGAGAAGGCCCGGACCGGCAAGCTCCGGCCCGAGGAATTCAGCGGCGGCACCTTCACGCTCAGCAACCTCGGCATGTTCGGGATCGAGCAGTTCACCGCGGTGATCAATCCGCCGGAGGCCGCCATCCTGGCGGTCGGCGCGAGCGTGGCCGCGCCCTACGTGGAGGAGGGCGCCCTGCGCGAACGCACTGTGATGCGCCTGACCATGACCTCGGACCACCGGGTGCTCGACGGCGCCGTCTCCGCGGGGTTCCTGCGGGATCTGAAGCAAACGCTGGAGGAACCGCTGCGGATCCTGCTCTGA
- a CDS encoding uracil-DNA glycosylase, with translation MTALATESFHDQLFDRRYDPNVAVVNQLCDSLQEQKPGSEVPYVDPGHNVEECRIISLFSNIGTASPSGFITAGDDDAATRLLGVHWQLGLRPEYVMPWNVHPWFVPGQPNGKLSPQQVTAGLKPLLKFLALVPRASALVAHGTEAQRLAAQLLKTEAPLLWRRGFKTYKVRALSGRSFAGSPERQAQWLGDMKDAYGDAMARTGLPRRIK, from the coding sequence ATGACAGCCCTGGCTACCGAGTCCTTCCATGACCAGCTCTTCGACCGCCGCTACGACCCGAACGTGGCCGTGGTCAACCAGCTCTGCGACAGCCTGCAAGAGCAGAAGCCGGGCAGCGAGGTCCCGTACGTCGATCCCGGGCACAACGTAGAAGAATGCCGGATCATCAGCCTGTTCTCGAATATCGGCACCGCATCTCCTTCCGGTTTCATCACGGCCGGGGACGACGACGCCGCGACACGCCTTCTCGGCGTGCACTGGCAGCTGGGCCTGCGGCCCGAGTACGTCATGCCCTGGAACGTGCACCCCTGGTTCGTGCCCGGCCAGCCCAACGGCAAGCTCTCGCCCCAGCAGGTCACGGCGGGCCTGAAGCCGCTGCTGAAGTTCCTCGCCCTGGTGCCCCGCGCCTCCGCGCTGGTCGCCCACGGCACCGAGGCCCAGCGGCTGGCGGCGCAGCTGCTGAAGACCGAAGCCCCGCTGCTCTGGCGTCGCGGCTTCAAGACCTACAAGGTGCGCGCCCTCAGCGGCCGCTCCTTCGCCGGCTCGCCGGAGCGCCAGGCCCAGTGGCTCGGCGACATGAAGGACGCCTACGGCGACGCGATGGCCCGCACCGGCCTGCCCCGCCGCATCAAGTAG
- a CDS encoding glycerophosphodiester phosphodiesterase family protein codes for MPSRLTKTLTSSAAAAAVGLTLFAAPATAQETEAPAEAAAETSPLIIGHRGAAGTAPENTVAAFKDGRASGADFFEIDVQLSKDGVPFLFHDDTPARTTNVEEVFPERAKDPITSFTWAELQQLDAGSYFGEEFEGERIPHLDDAAEVATINTGVYIEIKSPKNSPGVEQLVADELRTDAKWKKLVAADKIQVLGFDEASNRKFAEIAPEIELQQLSSIVPAKSVLDSWATFVDSVGTNYRTLTEQNVADAKAAGLIIGVYTANSPEAVQHSIDLGVDAVTGDFPIQTMRYVDGNKPFPASTGIEIEGAVNNPAGDDVQAETGEHVVLRNTTDRSVDVSGYILRDAANNILTVGEGYVLEPGAELRVYTGPGTNSAEAYYNGGDANVLNNTGDSVALWSPQDTLQDVFAN; via the coding sequence ATGCCATCCCGCTTGACCAAGACCCTGACCAGTTCCGCGGCCGCCGCCGCCGTCGGACTCACCCTGTTCGCTGCGCCCGCCACGGCACAGGAGACTGAGGCTCCGGCCGAAGCCGCTGCCGAAACCTCACCGCTCATCATCGGGCATCGCGGTGCGGCCGGCACCGCACCGGAGAACACCGTCGCCGCCTTCAAGGACGGCCGCGCCTCCGGCGCCGACTTCTTCGAGATCGATGTCCAGCTCAGCAAGGACGGCGTGCCGTTCCTGTTCCACGACGACACCCCGGCCCGTACCACCAACGTGGAAGAGGTCTTCCCGGAGCGGGCCAAGGATCCGATCACGTCCTTCACCTGGGCCGAGCTTCAACAGCTGGACGCGGGCTCCTACTTCGGCGAAGAGTTCGAGGGGGAGCGCATCCCGCACCTGGACGATGCCGCCGAGGTCGCCACCATCAACACCGGCGTCTACATCGAGATCAAGTCCCCGAAGAACTCTCCCGGCGTGGAGCAGCTGGTCGCCGACGAACTGCGCACGGACGCGAAGTGGAAGAAGCTGGTCGCCGCGGACAAGATCCAGGTGCTCGGCTTCGACGAGGCCTCTAACCGGAAGTTCGCCGAGATCGCCCCGGAGATCGAGCTGCAGCAGCTTTCCAGCATCGTTCCCGCCAAGTCCGTGCTGGACTCCTGGGCCACCTTCGTCGACTCGGTCGGCACCAACTACCGCACGCTGACCGAGCAGAACGTCGCGGATGCCAAGGCCGCCGGCCTCATCATCGGCGTCTACACGGCCAACTCGCCGGAAGCCGTCCAGCACTCCATCGACCTCGGCGTGGACGCCGTCACCGGTGATTTCCCGATCCAGACCATGCGCTACGTGGACGGCAACAAGCCGTTCCCGGCCAGCACCGGGATCGAGATCGAAGGCGCCGTCAACAACCCGGCCGGCGATGACGTGCAGGCCGAGACCGGCGAGCACGTGGTCCTGCGCAACACCACCGACCGCAGCGTGGACGTCAGCGGCTACATCCTCCGCGATGCGGCCAACAACATCCTGACCGTAGGCGAGGGCTACGTGCTGGAACCGGGCGCCGAACTGCGCGTCTACACCGGGCCGGGCACCAACTCCGCCGAGGCCTACTACAACGGCGGGGACGCCAATGTCCTGAACAACACGGGCGATTCGGTCGCGCTGTGGTCGCCGCAGGACACCCTGCAGGACGTCTTCGCGAACTAG